The genomic region GCTCCAGTCGATGTCGTCGAACAGCGCGCGCAGCCGGGCCGCGCGGACCGGGTGGGTGGCCGCCACCCAGCCGATCCGGCCGAGCAGGTGCGCGCGGAAATCCGGGTGCCCGCCGTGGTTCTGCGCGGCCGGGCCGGTGCGGGCGCAGTTGTGCAGCACCGCGCGCAGTTGGTCGTAGTCCGCGCGCGGCACCGCGGGCCGGTGGTTGACCACCAGCCCCGCCAGCCGCTGCCGCTGGTGCGCCGCGGCGATCCGGGTCTTGCCGGGGTGCAGCCGGAAGCCCTCGTCGGTGGCGATCCGCCGCACCCCGTCCCGCAACCGGTCCAGCGGAAGGTCACCGGAGAAGGCCAGGTCGTCGGCGTACCGGGTGAAGGCCGCGCCGATCCGCTCGGCGAGCCCGGCCAGCCGCCGGTCCAGCCGCGCGGCCAAGGCGTTGGCGATGGCCGGTGAGGAGGGCGCGCCCTGGGGCAGGTGCGGGGTGGCCAGCCGGTGCCGCTCGGCCCCCGGCGGGGCGTCCCGCAGCACCTCGGCCGGGGTGACCGTGGTGAGCAGCCCGGTGAGCGCGGCGGCCACGTTGCCCGGGTAGCCGAGGTGGCAGAAGTAGGCGCGCAGCCGGGCCGCGGTGATCGAGGTGAAGAACCCGGCCAGGTCGAAGCGTGCCACCAGCGCCGCCCCGGCGTGCGGCGCGGCGAAGGTCGCCGCCGAGCGGCCAGGCCGGAACCCGTGCGCGGCCTCGTGCACCGGGAGCTGGTTGAGCAGTAGGCGGTTCAGGCGGCGCTGGAGCTCGGCCAGTCGTGGTTTGGGCGCTTCCACCGGCCGCGCGCCGAGCCAGCGGTGCCGGTAGTGGCGGAGGGGCTGGTCAGCGCGGCGGTTCCAGGTGCGGACGTCGGCGAACCAGTCCAGCTCGCCGGGGGTGAGCCGGAGGGCGGCGGCCAGCTCGGCCGGGGTCTCCCAGCGTGGCACCTCAGCGCGCCAGCGGGTGCGCGGCGGCTCGGGCGGCGGGTGGTGGCGGGGCAGCTCGGCGAGCAGGCGGGCCAGGGCTTCCGGCGGGCCGAAGAAGGGGCTCGGGCTGAGGTCGAGCAGGCGGGTGGCCAGGTCCTCGGGATCGCGGTTCGGCGCGGCGTGCAGCGGAACCGCGGCCAGGCGGGTGGCCAGGGCCGCGCGGGTCCAGGGACCGGCGAGAGCGGCGCGGGCGATGGGGAGGAGGGCGGCGGTCACGCGACCACCCGTCGACCCGAGGCGTGTGGCGGGACGGGGCGACCTCTTCCTTCGTCCGCCGCGTGGGATCCGCACGCGGAGCGTACCGAACCACGCGGGGCGCACTGACCAGCTGGAGAACCGCTCCCCGGGGTTGCCCCGGAGGGACGGGAAAGCACGCGGCCACCCGTCGTCTCGCTCCCGCCCCGCCACACCGCGACGACGCTACCCACTACCCCCGACAGGCGGTGCGGTGCTCCCCCTCGGTTCCAGTCGCGGCAGCTCGTCCTGCACGTCCTGCGCCGGCAACCCGCCCACCAGTCCGAGCAGCCGCCGGGCCGCGCGGGCGCCGAAGGCCGCGGTGTCCCGGACCAGCGCGGTGAGCTGGGGGTGGGTGAGACGGCAGAGGGCGGAGTCGTCCCAGGCGACCACGGACAGCTCGCCGGGCACCCGGATGCCGAGCTTGGCCGCCTCGCTCAGGCCCGCCACGGCCATCACGTCGTTGTCGTAGACCACCGCGGTCGGGCGGGTGGCCGCGGTGAGCAGGGTGCGGGTGGCGTGCGCGCCCGCTTCGACGCTGTAGTCGGTGGCCAGCGAGGGTTCCGCGGCCAGGCCGTGGCGCTGCATGGCCAGCTGGAAGGAACGGACCCGGCGTTCGGTGTGGATCAGTCTCGGCAGACCCGCGATGTGCGCGATCCGCTTGTGTCCCAGGCCGACCAGGTGGTCGACGATGGCGCCCATGGCGGCCGCGTCGTCCACCCAGATGCTGGGTGTGCCGCCGGGGCACGGGCCTCCTATCACCAGGGCGGGCACGCCGAGCTTGGCCAGCAGCGCCGGCCGCGGGTCGACCAGCCTGGGGTCCACCACGAGCAGTCCGGCCACCCGGCGCTCGGCCCACCAGCGGCGGTACAGCTCGCATTCGGCGGAAAGGTCTTCCACCACCTGGAAGAGCAGTGCGGTGGAACTGCGGGCCAGCGCGGTCTGAATTCCGGAGACCAGTTGCAGGAAGAATGGCTCGACACCCAGGGTGGCGGCCGGTCTGGCGAACACCAGGCCGACCGTGTCGGTCTTGGCCGCGGACAGGGCGCGGGCCGCGCTGTTGGGTCGCCAGTCGAGTTCCTCGGCCACCTGCATGATGCGCCTGCGGGTCTGCTCGGACACACCGGGCCGGTTGTTCAGCGCGAACGACACCGCGCTCTCCGACACCCCCGCGGCACGGGCGATGTCCCTGATGGTGACCCGTTTGGCGCTTGCCTCCACCGGGTGGACACCTCCCGAAGTAAAGCGGTTTATCGATTCCGAGATAAAGCGCATTAGTTCTGGCACTGTCGCCTGGGTGAACACGGCCTGTCAAGTACTGGACAAGAAAGTGGACAGGGCTACTCTCCGGTGTTGACGCAGCCGGTCGGACAGCGCATTTTTTGCCCACCTGAATCCCGCCGAAGGAGTTCTCGCCATGCGCCTTGCCAGAGGGTCGACAACGGTGTTGGCCGCGATGACGGCAACGGTTCTCACCCTGTCCGCCTGCGGCCTGAGCGGCTCCGGCGCACCGCAGCCGGCCCAGGCGGTCACCGGCGAGGTCAAGGGGCAGGTCAGCTTCCAGACCTGGAACCTCAAGAGCAAGTTCGGCGACTACTTCACCGGCCTGATCGCCGAGTTCGAGAAGCAGCACCCCGGCACCAAGGTCGAGTGGCTGGACCAGCCCGCCGACGGCTACGCGGACAAGCTCAGCGCGGACGCCAGCGCGGGCACGCTGCCGGACATCATGAACCTCTCGCCGGACCTGGCCTACCCGCTGTACCAGAAGAAGCTGTTGCTGGACCTGGACACCGCGGCCCCCGAGGCGAAGAAGGACTACCTGCCCAACGCCTGGCAGGGCTACGTGATGCCCTCGCCGGACCCGGCACAGCGGCGCAACGCGGCCTTCCCCTGGTACCTCAACACCGGCCCGAACTTCTACAACAAGCAGCTGTTCAGCCAGAACGGCCTGGACCCCGCGAAGCCGCCGAAGACCTACGACGAGCTCAAGGACCAGGCGCTGCGGCTGGCGAGCGCGAGCGGTGGCAAGGTCGCCATGCTCGGCCAGACCCCCGGCATCGAGGACTTCGGCCTCTTCGGCGTGCCGCTGATGGACGAGGGCGGCACCAGGTTCACCTTCAACGACAGCAAGGGCGTGCAGCTGGTCGAGCTGTACAAGGCCATGTACGACGCCAAGGCGCTGCTGCCCGAGGCGCTCAGCGCCACCTACACCGGCTCCGGCGCGAAGTTCCTCGCCCAGCAGATCGCGCTGTCCTCGGGCAGCGCATACGACCTGCAGAAGTTCCGCACCGACGCGCCCGGGCTGTACAACAACATCGGCATCACCGAGCCGATGACCAACACCGGCAAGGCCAACATGTACCTGCAGGGCCTCTCGATCGCCGCGCAGAGCAAGAACAAGCCGACCGCGATCGCCTTCGCCCGCTTCGTCACCAACGCCAAGAACCAGCTCGGCTTCGCCAAGATCGTCACGGTGTTCCCGAGCACCACCGGCACCCTGGACGATGCGTTCTTCACCAGCGAGGACGGCACCGACGTGGGCCGGGTCCGGGTGGCCGCGGCCAAGCAGCTGGCCGGTGCGGTGAACTACACGCCGGTGCAGCTGTCCGACCAGATGAAGACCATCCTGCGCAACGAGATCGCCAACGCCATGCTGGGCAAGCAGTCCGCCAAGCAGGCGCTGGACAACGCGGTCGCGCAGTGCGACAAGCTGTTGCGCCCCAATGGCTGAGCTGGTTCGCAAGCCGCTGCGCCGGGAGTGGTGGCTGACCCCGTGGCTGTTCCTGGTGCCCGGCCTGGCGGTCGTGGTCCTGTTCAGCGTCTACCCGTTCCTCAACACGCTGCTGCTGTCCTTCACCGACGCCACCGCGCTCGGCGGCGGGAAGTTCACCGGGCTGGACAACTTCAGCCGGATGCTGGACGACCCGCAGTTCTGGACCGCGATCACCAACAGCGCGCTGTACGTGGTCGGGGTGGTGCCCGCACTGGTCTTCCTGCCGCTGCTGCTGGCCTTGCTGGTGCAGAAGCAGGTGCCGGGCATCGCCTTCTTCCGCTCCGCCTTCTACACCCCGGTGGTGGCCTCCATCGTGGTGGTCGGGCTGATCTGGACCTGGCTGCTGGACAGCCGCGGCCTGGTGAACAGCCTGTTGCAGGGCCTGCGGATCGTCTCCGAGCCGGTGCCCTTCCTGACCGACGCCAACCTGCTGCTGATCAGCGCGATGGTCGTGACGGTGTGGAAGGGCCTGGGCTACTACATGATCATCTACTTGGCGGCGCTGGCGAACGTGCCCAAGGAGCTGCACGAGGCGGCCGAGGTGGACGGGGCGGGGCCGATCCGGCGCTTCTTCTCCATCACGGTGCCGACCATCCGCTCCACCATGGTGCTGGTGGCCGCGCTGTCCGCGGTGGCCGCGTTCCGGGTGTTCTCCGAGGTGTTCATCCTCTCCGGCAACTCCGGCGGGCCGGGCGGCGCGGACATCACGCTGGTGATGCTGATGCGCCAGGTCGGCACCGGCCTCAACGGCGACATCGGCTACGCCTCGGCGCTGAGCCTGGTGCTGTTCGTGCTCACCCTCGGCCTGATGCTGCTGGTGCTGCGGCTGAACCGGAAGGAGGACGAGTGAGGCTCGTGCTCCGGTACGCGTTGCTGCTGGGCGTGCTGCTGCTGTCCATCGGCCCGTTCCTGTGGCAGCTGTCCACCTCGCTCAAGGGCGTCGGCGAGGACATCTACAGCTACCCGCCCGCGTTCCTGCCCAGCGATCCGACGCTGGCCAACTACGGCAAGGTCGCCGACGTGGTGCCGGTCTGGGACTTCGCGCTGAACTCGCTGATGGTGGCCAGCGCCAACGTGGTGCTCAACTGCCTCGGCGCGTCCATGGCCGGATATGCCTTGTCCCGCATGCGTTTCCGCGGCCGCGGCTTCGCCACGCTGGCCTTCCTGCTGGCACTGCTGGTGCCCGGCGAGGCGATCCTGGTCTCGCTGTTCCTGATGATGCGCAGCTTCGGCCTGGCCGACACGCTGGTCGCGGTGGTGCTGCCCGGCGCGGTCGGCGCGCTCAACGTCTTGTTGATGCGCAACGCCTTCAGCGCGCTGCCGCAGGCGGTGGAGGAGGCCGCGGTGATCGACGGGGCGAACGCCTGGCAGCGGTTCACCAGGGTCGCGCTGCCCTCGGTGAAGGGCTCGGTGGCGGTGGTGGCGATCTTCTCCTTCATGTTCAGCTGGGACGACTTCCTGTGGCCGCTGATCGTGCTGAGCAACCCGGAGAACTACACGCTCACCATCGGCCTCAACTACCTCAAGGGCACCTTCGCCCTTGACCAGCGGCTGGTCGCGGCGGGCACCATCATCGCCGTGGCCCCGCTGATCCTGATGTTCGTGAGCCTCCAGCGGTACTTCTTCCGCGGGGTCGGTGAGGGGGCGGTGAAGGGTTGAGCGTGCGATTCGGCGTCAACTACACACCTGCGCAGGGCTGGTTCTTCCACTGGCTGGACTTCGACCTGGACGCGGTGCGGCGGGACCTGGACTCCATCGCGGGCCTCGGCCTGGACCACATCCGGGTGTTCCCGCTGTGGCCGGTGTTCCAGCCGAACCGGACCCTGGTGCGCGCCAAGGCGATCGACGATCTGCTGGCCGTCGTGGACGCGGCGGGCGAGCGTGGCCTGGACGTGGCGGTGGACGGCTTGCAGGGCCACCTGTCCAGCTTCGACTTCCGTCCATCGTGGACGGTCAGCTGGCACCGGCGGAACCTGTTCACCGACCCGGATGTGGTGGCCGGGGAAGCCTTCTACCTGCGCACGCTGGCCACCGCGCTGGCCGGGCGGCCCAACTTCCTCGGTATGACCCTGGGCAACGAGGTCAACCAGTTCTCCGACAAGCCGCACCCGGACCCGGACCCGCTGTCGGTGGCCGAGGCCGGGGACTGGCTCACCCGGCTGCTGGCCGCCTGCGAGCAGGGCGCGCCGGGGAAGTTCCACACGCACTGCGCCTACGACGCGGTGTGGTTGCAGGACGGGCACCCGTTCACCCCGGCGCACGCGGCCCGGATCGGCGCGGCCACCAACGTGCACTCCTGGGTGTTCAACGGCACCGCGCAGCGCTACGGCGGCGACTCCGCGGCCACCGCGCACTACGCCGAGTACCAGGTCGAACTGGCCGCCGCCTGGGGCGAGCCGGGCCATCCGGTGTGGCTGCAAGAGGTCGGCGCACCGGCCCCGCACATCCCGGCCGAGCGCGCGGGCGAGTTCGCCGCGCAGACCGTGGCGAACGCGCTGACCTGCCCGGACCTGTGGGGCATCACCTGGTGGTGCTCGCACGACGTCAGCCGGGAGCTGGCCGACTTCCCGGAGCTGGAGTACGGCCTCGGCCTGTTCACCAACGACAACCAGCGCAAACCTGCCGGGCAGGCGGTCGCCGAGGCCATCGCCGCGGCGAAACCCGTTGCCGCGTCCAGAAAAACCGCGCTGGTGCTCGATGTCGGCGAGGAGCACACCGCGCCCGGCCGCGCGACCTGCGGCCCCGGCGGCGAGTTCTTCGAGGCCTGGCTGGAGCTCGCGGTGCGCGGCGCCCGCCCGGCGGTCGTGCTCGCCTCGCGGGCGCGGGACACACAACACCTGACCACACGGGGCATTTCCGAGGTTGTGCACGTGCCGGACGGCTGGAGTAGCAAGCATGCATGACGACCACAAGCTGATCGAGGGCCGCATCGAGCGGGTGCTGCGGGAGCGGATCCGCCCCGCGGTCTACCCCAGCTCGGTCGGCGTGGACCTGGCCGTGTGGCACGCCCCCGGTGAGCCGGTGCCGGCGGCCGAGGCCCTCGCCGCCGAGTACCAGCCGAGTTCCGTTGGCGCGCAATGGGGTCCGGCCTGGGGCACCAGCTGGTTCCGGCTCACCGGCACGGTGCCTGCGGAGTGGTCCGGGCTGGCCGTGGAGCTGGTCTTCGACCTCGGCTTCGACGACAAGATGACCGGCTTCCAGTGCGAGGGCCTGGCCTACCGGGCCGACGGCAGTCCGGTGAAGGGCCTCAACCCGCGCAACACCTGGCTGCCGGTGGGCGATCCGGCCCAGGGCGGCCAGGAGGTCGTCTACTACCTGGAGGCCGCGGCCAACCCGGTGCTGCTGGACTACATCCCGTTCCAGCCCACCCAGCAGGGCGACCGGCTCACCTCCAGCGACGAGCCGCTGTACCGGATCGCGCGCGCCGACCTGGCCGTGTTCGACCACCAGGTGTGGCAGCTGGTGCAGGACATCGAGGTGCTCTACCAGCTGATGCTGGAGCTGCCGCTGACCGAGGCCCGCCGCTGGGAGCTGCTGCGCGCGCTGGACCGGGCCATCGACGCGGTGGACCTGCAGGACGTCGGCGGCACCGCGAGCGCGGCCCGCGCCGAGCTGGTGGACATGCTCAGCCGCCCCGCGCACACCAGCGCGCACCAGGTCTCCGCGATCGGGCACGCGCACATCGACTCGGCCTGGCTGTGGCCGCTGCGGGAGACCGTGCGCAAGGTCGCGCGCACCGCCTCCAACGTGACCAAA from Crossiella sp. CA-258035 harbors:
- a CDS encoding extracellular solute-binding protein — protein: MTATVLTLSACGLSGSGAPQPAQAVTGEVKGQVSFQTWNLKSKFGDYFTGLIAEFEKQHPGTKVEWLDQPADGYADKLSADASAGTLPDIMNLSPDLAYPLYQKKLLLDLDTAAPEAKKDYLPNAWQGYVMPSPDPAQRRNAAFPWYLNTGPNFYNKQLFSQNGLDPAKPPKTYDELKDQALRLASASGGKVAMLGQTPGIEDFGLFGVPLMDEGGTRFTFNDSKGVQLVELYKAMYDAKALLPEALSATYTGSGAKFLAQQIALSSGSAYDLQKFRTDAPGLYNNIGITEPMTNTGKANMYLQGLSIAAQSKNKPTAIAFARFVTNAKNQLGFAKIVTVFPSTTGTLDDAFFTSEDGTDVGRVRVAAAKQLAGAVNYTPVQLSDQMKTILRNEIANAMLGKQSAKQALDNAVAQCDKLLRPNG
- a CDS encoding carbohydrate ABC transporter permease, which encodes MRLVLRYALLLGVLLLSIGPFLWQLSTSLKGVGEDIYSYPPAFLPSDPTLANYGKVADVVPVWDFALNSLMVASANVVLNCLGASMAGYALSRMRFRGRGFATLAFLLALLVPGEAILVSLFLMMRSFGLADTLVAVVLPGAVGALNVLLMRNAFSALPQAVEEAAVIDGANAWQRFTRVALPSVKGSVAVVAIFSFMFSWDDFLWPLIVLSNPENYTLTIGLNYLKGTFALDQRLVAAGTIIAVAPLILMFVSLQRYFFRGVGEGAVKG
- a CDS encoding reverse transcriptase family protein, coding for MTAALLPIARAALAGPWTRAALATRLAAVPLHAAPNRDPEDLATRLLDLSPSPFFGPPEALARLLAELPRHHPPPEPPRTRWRAEVPRWETPAELAAALRLTPGELDWFADVRTWNRRADQPLRHYRHRWLGARPVEAPKPRLAELQRRLNRLLLNQLPVHEAAHGFRPGRSAATFAAPHAGAALVARFDLAGFFTSITAARLRAYFCHLGYPGNVAAALTGLLTTVTPAEVLRDAPPGAERHRLATPHLPQGAPSSPAIANALAARLDRRLAGLAERIGAAFTRYADDLAFSGDLPLDRLRDGVRRIATDEGFRLHPGKTRIAAAHQRQRLAGLVVNHRPAVPRADYDQLRAVLHNCARTGPAAQNHGGHPDFRAHLLGRIGWVAATHPVRAARLRALFDDIDWSGND
- a CDS encoding sugar ABC transporter permease; translation: MAELVRKPLRREWWLTPWLFLVPGLAVVVLFSVYPFLNTLLLSFTDATALGGGKFTGLDNFSRMLDDPQFWTAITNSALYVVGVVPALVFLPLLLALLVQKQVPGIAFFRSAFYTPVVASIVVVGLIWTWLLDSRGLVNSLLQGLRIVSEPVPFLTDANLLLISAMVVTVWKGLGYYMIIYLAALANVPKELHEAAEVDGAGPIRRFFSITVPTIRSTMVLVAALSAVAAFRVFSEVFILSGNSGGPGGADITLVMLMRQVGTGLNGDIGYASALSLVLFVLTLGLMLLVLRLNRKEDE
- a CDS encoding LacI family DNA-binding transcriptional regulator is translated as MEASAKRVTIRDIARAAGVSESAVSFALNNRPGVSEQTRRRIMQVAEELDWRPNSAARALSAAKTDTVGLVFARPAATLGVEPFFLQLVSGIQTALARSSTALLFQVVEDLSAECELYRRWWAERRVAGLLVVDPRLVDPRPALLAKLGVPALVIGGPCPGGTPSIWVDDAAAMGAIVDHLVGLGHKRIAHIAGLPRLIHTERRVRSFQLAMQRHGLAAEPSLATDYSVEAGAHATRTLLTAATRPTAVVYDNDVMAVAGLSEAAKLGIRVPGELSVVAWDDSALCRLTHPQLTALVRDTAAFGARAARRLLGLVGGLPAQDVQDELPRLEPRGSTAPPVGGSG
- a CDS encoding glycosyl hydrolase, which gives rise to MSVRFGVNYTPAQGWFFHWLDFDLDAVRRDLDSIAGLGLDHIRVFPLWPVFQPNRTLVRAKAIDDLLAVVDAAGERGLDVAVDGLQGHLSSFDFRPSWTVSWHRRNLFTDPDVVAGEAFYLRTLATALAGRPNFLGMTLGNEVNQFSDKPHPDPDPLSVAEAGDWLTRLLAACEQGAPGKFHTHCAYDAVWLQDGHPFTPAHAARIGAATNVHSWVFNGTAQRYGGDSAATAHYAEYQVELAAAWGEPGHPVWLQEVGAPAPHIPAERAGEFAAQTVANALTCPDLWGITWWCSHDVSRELADFPELEYGLGLFTNDNQRKPAGQAVAEAIAAAKPVAASRKTALVLDVGEEHTAPGRATCGPGGEFFEAWLELAVRGARPAVVLASRARDTQHLTTRGISEVVHVPDGWSSKHA